From Coffea arabica cultivar ET-39 chromosome 2e, Coffea Arabica ET-39 HiFi, whole genome shotgun sequence, the proteins below share one genomic window:
- the LOC113728558 gene encoding cysteine proteinase inhibitor 1 — protein sequence MALNLHPLLLTILVLPVVFPFSEAYRPVEVGRNPINVNDPHVIEIAKFAISWRNAVSSTRFQFRKVIKGERQVAPGVTGVNYNLVILAKAADAPLYCEVAVFDREWENLRILTSFREIPAGDALAPALAPGSW from the coding sequence atgGCTCTTAATCTTCACCCTCTCCTCCTCACAATCCTAGTACTACCGGTGGTCTTCCCTTTCTCAGAAGCCTACAGACCAGTCGAAGTAGGCAGGAACCCGATTAATGTAAACGACCCTCATGTAATAGAGATTGCAAAATTTGCAATAAGTTGGCGCAATGCTGTATCCTCTACCCGTTTCCAGTTTCGAAAAGTGATCAAAGGAGAGCGACAAGTTGCTCCAGGAGTTACGGGCGTTAACTACAATCTTGTTATCTTGGCGAAGGCAGCAGATGCTCCCCTTTACTGTGAGGTTGCTGTTTTTGACAGAGAATGGGAGAATCTTAGGATACTCACTTCCTTCAGAGAAATCCCTGCTGGTGATGCATTGGCGCCCGCATTGGCACCGGGAAGTTGGTGA